In Caproicibacterium amylolyticum, a genomic segment contains:
- a CDS encoding bile acid:sodium symporter family protein — MEFLNRTNKTIERFMPIITPSCLALGVLFPQITGHFLPFVTILFAFMTFQGSLGSDFRQVARVFRHPLPMIVILLLLHVWIPCLARFIGGVAFGFDKSLVAGIVLEYVVPTGIVSFMWVSIYRGNGALTLSTILIDTVLAPIFVPVSLQILLGTSVQINAVDMMKDMAFMVAVPAVLGMAVNHLSHGRANTTVKPALAPFSKLALILVVSGNSSRVAPFIRHLTPTLVGVALLILCIAASGYLWGWLAAKLLHQPRETLISMTYNSGMRNISAGAVLAGAYFPAEVMFPVMIGTLFQQVLASLYGLLIKKKFGEAVEDADKNRQASA; from the coding sequence TTGGAATTCCTTAACAGAACAAATAAAACGATTGAAAGATTCATGCCCATTATTACGCCATCCTGTTTAGCACTCGGCGTACTTTTTCCACAGATAACCGGCCACTTCCTGCCATTTGTTACAATTCTGTTTGCCTTTATGACCTTTCAGGGCAGCCTTGGCTCGGATTTTCGGCAGGTTGCACGCGTGTTTCGTCATCCGCTGCCAATGATTGTGATACTCCTTTTGCTGCATGTTTGGATTCCGTGCCTCGCGCGTTTTATCGGCGGTGTTGCATTTGGCTTTGACAAAAGTCTGGTTGCCGGAATTGTACTTGAGTATGTAGTTCCAACTGGTATTGTCAGTTTTATGTGGGTATCTATTTACCGTGGTAATGGTGCCCTTACTTTGTCCACCATCTTAATTGATACTGTGCTGGCCCCGATATTTGTTCCGGTCAGTCTGCAGATTCTTCTCGGCACTTCTGTACAAATCAATGCAGTCGATATGATGAAAGATATGGCTTTTATGGTTGCAGTGCCTGCAGTGCTCGGCATGGCAGTCAATCATTTGAGTCACGGGAGAGCAAACACCACTGTAAAACCTGCCTTGGCACCATTCAGCAAGTTAGCCTTAATCCTTGTTGTTTCCGGAAATTCCAGCCGTGTAGCGCCATTTATCAGGCATCTGACACCAACATTGGTCGGCGTTGCGCTGCTCATTTTATGCATTGCTGCATCAGGCTATTTGTGGGGCTGGCTTGCGGCAAAGCTGCTTCATCAACCTCGCGAAACGCTAATTTCCATGACTTACAACAGCGGTATGCGCAACATCAGCGCCGGAGCAGTGCTTGCCGGTGCGTATTTCCCTGCAGAAGTAATGTTTCCAGTCATGATTGGGACCCTGTTTCAGCAGGTACTCGCTTCGCTTTATGGTCTGTTGATTAAGAAAAAGTTTGGTGAAGCGGTGGAAGACGCTGACAAAAACCGTCAGGCTTCTGCTTGA
- a CDS encoding SH3 domain-containing protein: MKEKHYPVSRIAAAAVTAAFIIGSAAVPVAAASGVSCTVNGKTITLPAAAIQTINMEQSTVLDVNLQSSSALPFHTADSKKLEISVKKPFNSGSSTYSIYALGSVNSSVGVYANNDSSSKLFIVNITARPFDSDTTMAVNIPSGNSYTFRITPQNTNDYVTFYTTDGSVFSTQTAGKQTVNGKTNYYFKFTGKKNGSAGVYVTVGKKNYRVFTATSAGQGNNSNGTTVGGNATIKVSDSLNLRAQPNSNGNIIGQLSNGEKVTVLEDVASGWVKIKTAAGLTGYCCSDYVQLDSSKPANNNSKTDTPQAAVVKVSSGTLNFRSAPSTSSTVIGQLSNGQSVTVLDAANGWSHIQTTDGVKGYCSSDYLVAGNSGNSEETIGASKTLSGLPSFKQKDSLWANTYIGGSNGGTIGTIGCLVTCVAMTESYRTSSTVTPNDIKTQCQFTDGGGLYWPENYTEMSGVSDSNLAKVFQQLKADKPVIVGGANSQSPHWVVIKGYKNVPLDSSGNPTSLDASMFLVNDPGYDNYTLADYISQFPSGRVFRTY, encoded by the coding sequence ATGAAAGAAAAGCACTATCCAGTCAGCCGAATTGCAGCAGCCGCGGTTACAGCGGCATTCATCATCGGTTCTGCTGCTGTTCCGGTTGCGGCTGCCAGTGGGGTATCATGCACAGTGAATGGCAAAACCATTACACTGCCCGCTGCAGCAATTCAAACTATCAATATGGAACAGTCCACTGTTTTGGATGTAAACCTGCAGTCCAGCAGCGCGCTGCCTTTTCATACCGCCGACAGCAAGAAACTTGAAATATCCGTGAAAAAGCCCTTTAACAGCGGATCTTCTACATATTCGATTTATGCACTCGGCAGTGTGAACTCCTCTGTAGGGGTTTATGCAAACAATGATTCCAGCAGTAAGCTGTTCATTGTGAACATTACAGCTCGGCCATTTGACTCTGACACCACAATGGCAGTCAACATTCCTTCCGGCAATTCTTACACTTTTCGGATAACGCCGCAGAATACGAATGATTATGTCACATTTTATACCACTGACGGTTCCGTGTTTTCTACCCAGACTGCCGGCAAGCAAACTGTAAATGGCAAAACGAATTATTATTTTAAATTCACAGGGAAGAAAAATGGTTCAGCCGGTGTATACGTTACGGTAGGAAAGAAAAACTATCGCGTTTTTACAGCAACTTCTGCAGGGCAGGGAAATAATTCCAATGGTACAACTGTTGGAGGAAATGCAACGATCAAGGTCAGCGATTCATTAAATTTGCGTGCCCAGCCTAATTCAAACGGCAATATTATTGGTCAGCTTTCAAATGGCGAAAAAGTTACTGTCCTTGAGGACGTAGCCAGCGGCTGGGTTAAAATTAAAACTGCTGCAGGACTGACCGGCTACTGTTGCAGCGATTACGTCCAACTCGATAGTTCCAAACCCGCAAACAACAATTCAAAAACAGATACACCACAAGCAGCCGTTGTGAAGGTCAGCAGCGGTACATTGAATTTTCGCTCTGCACCAAGTACAAGCAGTACAGTAATCGGGCAACTTTCAAATGGGCAGTCTGTGACCGTATTGGATGCCGCAAACGGTTGGTCTCATATCCAGACTACTGACGGTGTAAAGGGTTATTGCAGTTCCGATTATTTGGTTGCCGGCAATAGTGGAAATTCTGAAGAAACCATTGGTGCCAGCAAAACGCTAAGTGGTTTGCCCTCCTTTAAACAAAAGGATTCTTTATGGGCAAATACTTATATTGGTGGGAGCAACGGTGGTACGATTGGCACAATTGGCTGTCTGGTTACTTGTGTAGCAATGACAGAAAGTTACCGTACCAGCAGTACCGTAACTCCAAATGATATTAAAACGCAGTGCCAGTTTACCGATGGGGGCGGCCTTTATTGGCCGGAAAATTACACTGAAATGTCCGGTGTAAGCGATTCAAATCTTGCAAAGGTGTTTCAGCAGTTAAAAGCGGACAAGCCGGTCATTGTGGGTGGCGCGAATTCACAGTCACCGCATTGGGTTGTAATTAAGGGCTATAAAAATGTTCCGCTGGATTCCTCAGGAAATCCGACCTCTTTAGACGCATCGATGTTCTTGGTCAATGATCCGGGATACGACAACTACACTTTGGCAGATTATATTAGCCAATTTCCGTCTGGCCGTGTTTTCCGTACATATTAA
- a CDS encoding sigma-70 family RNA polymerase sigma factor, whose protein sequence is MLESLLSGLFSGLLFFILHVTGSGSFPRALTAAQEKDCLERLAKGDEDARDTLIAHNLRLVAHIIKKYSSGNTDQEDLISIGTIGLIKAVNTFDQSKGIRLSSYAARCIENAILTRRQKQASPLPLLQVLLLFPQQHG, encoded by the coding sequence ATGCTGGAATCACTTTTGTCCGGGCTGTTTTCTGGTTTGCTGTTTTTTATCCTGCATGTAACTGGCTCAGGATCTTTTCCACGTGCACTGACTGCAGCGCAGGAAAAGGACTGTCTGGAACGCCTTGCTAAGGGAGATGAAGATGCGCGGGATACGCTGATTGCACACAATCTAAGGCTGGTTGCACACATCATTAAAAAATACAGTTCTGGAAATACAGATCAGGAAGATTTAATCTCGATTGGCACAATCGGGCTGATTAAGGCAGTAAACACCTTTGATCAGAGCAAAGGCATCCGTCTTTCCAGCTACGCTGCCAGATGTATTGAAAATGCAATCCTCACTCGACGGCAGAAACAGGCTTCTCCCCTGCCCTTATTGCAAGTTCTGCTGCTTTTTCCTCAGCAGCATGGATAG
- a CDS encoding carboxymuconolactone decarboxylase family protein has protein sequence MDDCEKMLDYYKNVLKWDPPFAQALSKYAPDGLKGYLTMRESVQQGHLPAKTRELIFMILDSLDNEVSGARSHATAAVEAGMTVQELTEAFVIVTIVKGINVLCKAGVEAIHAAEEKAAELAIRAGEKPVSAVE, from the coding sequence ATGGATGACTGCGAAAAAATGTTAGACTACTATAAAAATGTTTTAAAATGGGATCCGCCATTTGCACAAGCACTGTCAAAATATGCTCCGGATGGATTAAAAGGTTACTTAACCATGCGAGAGTCCGTACAGCAGGGGCATCTTCCCGCTAAAACACGCGAACTGATTTTTATGATTCTGGACAGCTTGGACAATGAGGTCAGCGGTGCCAGGTCGCATGCTACCGCGGCGGTGGAAGCAGGCATGACTGTACAGGAACTGACCGAAGCATTTGTAATTGTAACGATTGTAAAGGGCATCAATGTCTTGTGCAAAGCCGGTGTGGAAGCTATCCATGCTGCTGAGGAAAAAGCAGCAGAACTTGCAATAAGGGCAGGGGAGAAGCCTGTTTCTGCCGTCGAGTGA
- a CDS encoding helix-turn-helix transcriptional regulator: protein MSKATYLKVTNLLTEAVQASNMHLEQYKILCSCRLLEILSAISTDISETVIPTHKNMTAQKVQEILDFIHHEYANHLTSESISEQFGMNFDYLNRIFKANTGITIFDYLCSIRLNHAKDMLMAGNKKLFEIAVQTGFRDEYYFSRVFHKKTGMTPRQFAKR, encoded by the coding sequence ATGAGCAAAGCAACTTATTTAAAAGTGACAAATTTGCTTACAGAAGCCGTTCAGGCTTCCAATATGCATCTGGAGCAGTATAAAATTCTATGTTCCTGCAGGCTGCTGGAAATTTTATCTGCCATCTCGACTGATATTTCTGAAACGGTCATTCCCACCCACAAGAACATGACAGCACAAAAAGTACAGGAAATTCTTGACTTTATCCATCATGAATATGCGAATCACCTGACCAGCGAAAGTATCAGCGAACAGTTTGGCATGAATTTCGACTATCTCAACCGCATTTTTAAAGCGAACACCGGTATTACAATCTTTGATTACCTATGTTCCATCCGGCTGAACCATGCAAAGGACATGCTGATGGCAGGCAACAAAAAGCTGTTTGAAATCGCTGTACAGACTGGTTTTCGGGATGAGTATTACTTTAGCCGGGTATTTCATAAAAAAACAGGTATGACACCGCGGCAGTTTGCAAAACGGTGA
- the mgrA gene encoding L-glyceraldehyde 3-phosphate reductase, protein MELKTRYMAKDTRYDEMAYFRCGNSGLKLPAVSLGLWHNFGSKDNFDNMREMCFTAFDNGITHFDLANNYGPVYGSAEENFGRILNQDLKAYRDEIIVSTKAGFDMWKGPYGDGGSRKYLLASLDQSLKRLGLDYVDIFYHHRMDPETPLEESMMALNTAVKSGKALYAGISNYDAETTKKAMDILTDLKCPFIINQSRYNIFDRTIEKNGLKHFAAQNGCGIIVFSPLAQGMLTNKYLHGIPADSRIARDGRFLKASDLTEERLKQIRELNEIAQNRGQTLAQMALSWILRDGEVTSVLIGASKPQQIVENLGIIHKTHFTKEELADIECVSGK, encoded by the coding sequence ATGGAACTAAAAACACGATATATGGCAAAAGATACACGTTATGATGAAATGGCCTACTTCCGATGTGGAAACAGCGGACTGAAGCTGCCTGCGGTTTCTCTTGGTCTATGGCACAATTTCGGCAGCAAAGATAATTTTGACAATATGCGGGAAATGTGCTTTACTGCATTTGACAACGGCATTACGCATTTTGACCTTGCGAACAATTACGGCCCGGTGTATGGCAGTGCAGAGGAAAACTTCGGCAGGATCCTGAATCAGGATTTAAAAGCTTACCGCGATGAAATAATTGTCAGCACAAAAGCTGGATTTGATATGTGGAAAGGTCCTTACGGAGACGGCGGCAGCCGAAAATATTTGTTGGCAAGCCTTGACCAGAGTCTCAAACGATTGGGGCTTGACTATGTGGATATTTTTTATCACCACCGTATGGATCCGGAAACGCCACTGGAAGAAAGCATGATGGCACTGAACACTGCTGTAAAAAGCGGCAAGGCGCTGTATGCCGGTATTTCCAACTATGATGCGGAAACAACAAAAAAGGCTATGGATATTTTGACTGACTTAAAATGCCCGTTTATTATTAACCAGAGTCGATACAACATTTTTGACCGTACAATCGAGAAAAACGGTTTGAAACATTTCGCGGCACAGAACGGCTGTGGAATCATCGTTTTCAGTCCACTGGCCCAGGGTATGCTGACGAACAAATATCTGCATGGTATTCCGGCTGACAGCCGTATTGCCAGAGACGGCAGATTCTTGAAAGCATCTGATTTAACAGAAGAACGCTTGAAACAAATTCGCGAACTGAATGAGATTGCTCAAAATCGTGGACAAACACTTGCGCAGATGGCACTTTCATGGATCCTGCGCGACGGTGAAGTGACCAGTGTGCTGATTGGTGCTTCAAAGCCGCAGCAGATTGTGGAAAATCTCGGTATCATTCATAAAACACACTTTACAAAAGAAGAATTGGCAGATATTGAATGCGTTTCCGGCAAATAA